The window ATCCATAGATCTTCCTCGTAAAGCTTGGGGGTAGGAACCCGAACTGTTGATTCGTCACGCTGGTGCTGCGCTATCAGACCGATCCATGAGCCATTATGCGTTGCACTCTTTGCCTCTGCTGCGCATGCCGCGCCAGAGTTGGATTGGGGTACACCGTAGTGGGCGCAAAGAAATAACGACGCCGCATCATAGCAATTTTTTTACTCCGCGACTCTCAAAGATTTTTGTCACGCTCTGTGCTAAAACGGACGGTGCGGACCCGTAAAAACCGATTCCGTGAGCTTAGACATAAATAATGGCGACCGCCGAACCTATTTTTGCAGCAAGGTTATACCGGAGTTAAGTAAATGAAAAAAAGCTGGATATTTTTATTCGGTTTGGTTTGCGCAACCGTTGGCAGCGCGCAGGCGGAGCAGGTGGGCTCCGTTGATACGGTGTTTAAATTGTTAGGGCCGGACCACAAAATCGTGGTGGAAGCGTTCGACGATCCGGACGTTAAAAATGTAACTTGTTATATCAGCCGCGCCAAAACCGGCGGCATCAAAGGCGGCCTGGGGCTGGCGGAGGACACCGCCGACGCGGCCATTTCCTGCCAACAGGTGGGGCCTATCGAGCTGAGCGACAAGATCAAAAACGGCAAGGCGGAAGGCGATGTGGTGTTTCAGAAACGCACCTCGCTGGTGTTCAAGAAGTTGCAGGTGGTGCGCTTCTATGACGCCAAGCGCAATTCGTTGATTTACCTGAGCTACTCCGACAAGGTGATCGACGGTTCGCCGAAGAACGCGTTGAGCGCGGTGCCGATCATGCCGTGGGCTGAGACGAAATAAAAAAACGGGGTTCAGCATGCTGAACCCCGTTTTCATGACGGCAGGCCGGAATTACTCTTCCAGATCGCCGCAGAAGCGGTAGCCTTCGCCGTGAATGGTGGCGATGATTTCCGGCGTGTCCGGCGTCGATTCGAAGTGTTTGCGAATGCGACGGATGGTGACGTCCACGGTGCGGTCATGCGGCTTCAGCTCGCGGCCGGTCATTTTCTTCAGCAGTTCGCCGCGCGACTGGATCTTGCCCGGGTTTTCGCAGAAGTGCAGCATGGCGCGGAATTCGCTGCGCGGCAGCTTGTATTGTTCGCCGGCCGGGCTGATCAAAGAACGGCTGTTGATGTCCAGCTCCCACCCGTTGAACTTGTAGCTCTCGACCAGGCGGCGCTCTTCGCCCAGGCTGCCCAGGTTCATGGTGCGCGACAGCAGGTTGCGCGCGCGGATGGTCAGCTCACGCGGGTTGAACGGCTTGGTGATGTAATCGTCGGCGCCGATTTCCAGGCCGAGGATTTTGTCCACTTCGTTATCGCGACCGGTCAGGAACATCAAGGCGACGCTGGCCTGTTCACGCAGTTCGCGCGCCAACAGCAGGCCGTTTTTGCCTGGCAGGTTGATGTCCATGATGACCAGATTGATATCATTTTCAGACAGGATATTGTGCATCTCTGCACCATCATTGGCTTCATGAACAATGTAGCCTTCCGCCTCGAAAATGCTCTTCAGGGTGTTACGAGTGACTAACTCGTCTTCGACAATCAGAATGTGCGGGGTCTGCATATTTGCTACCTAAAATTGCCAACAAAATAGAAAATCGGAAGTACAGAAGTCTTTGTTTTCTTAGAGGAGGGCAGAGATAGCGCCACGTTCCCTCTCAGCAAATGACTAAAGTACGTAAACTCGTTCTTGATGCACTTTCCATCTCATGTCAACAAGATCGCTAGCCTGGTGGGGATGCTGTTCCCTACAACCCCTGGGGTGCCGAAACGGCGCATATCCTAACCCCATTAACAGCAATATAACAGCGCGTGCCGAATTCATCACCCAACAAAACTACGCTTTGTTGACATATATCAAATTCAATTGTAGCACGTTAACAGATTTGTGAAAAACACTTACAGAAATGCCAGTTTAAGTCACAGAACCTCAAATTCTGTGAACGATTCAGCATTATCCGGCCCGATAGGATACAATTATTCGCTTATTGATCATCGCGTTGTTTTAACTTATTGATAAATAAACACAGTAAAACATAAGCGCGAATAATGACTATTACGATGGGTTTATTAGCTCAACGAGCCGTTTAATCTTGTTTGTTGCTATTAACGCGTTTATTGTTACGTAATTGTAAATATAAGCGGGCGCTGCGCCATCGTCAAAAACGCAGGCCCGCCTTCGGTGGAAGAGTGATGCAGCTTCATATTGTTTTAGTGGCTCCGGCGCGGCCGGAAAATGTCGGCGCGGCGGCGCGCGCGATGAAAACCATGGGCTTCACGTCGTTGCGCATCGTCGACAGCGAGGCGCACCTGCAGCCGGCGGCGCGCTGGGTGGCGCACGGTGCCGGCGAGATCCTCGACGGCGTGCAAACGTTCGCCACGCTAGAGCAGGCGCTGGCGGGCGTGGATTTTACCGTCGCCACCACCGCCCGCAGCCGCGCGCGCTTTCACTACTACTGTACGCCGCCCGAACTGCTGGAACAGCTGAGCGAGCGTAAGCAGTGGGTCGGCCAGGCCGCGCTGGTGTTCGGCCGCGAAGATTCCGGCTTGACCAACGAAGAGCTGGCGTTGGCGGACTTGCTAACCGGCGTGCCGATGCAGGCGGACTATCCGTCGCTTAACCTGGGCCAGGCGGTGATGGTGTACTGCTACCAGCTGGCGAGCCTGATGGGTGTCAATACG of the Serratia marcescens subsp. marcescens ATCC 13880 genome contains:
- the creA gene encoding protein CreA yields the protein MKKSWIFLFGLVCATVGSAQAEQVGSVDTVFKLLGPDHKIVVEAFDDPDVKNVTCYISRAKTGGIKGGLGLAEDTADAAISCQQVGPIELSDKIKNGKAEGDVVFQKRTSLVFKKLQVVRFYDAKRNSLIYLSYSDKVIDGSPKNALSAVPIMPWAETK
- the arcA gene encoding two-component system response regulator ArcA; amino-acid sequence: MQTPHILIVEDELVTRNTLKSIFEAEGYIVHEANDGAEMHNILSENDINLVIMDINLPGKNGLLLARELREQASVALMFLTGRDNEVDKILGLEIGADDYITKPFNPRELTIRARNLLSRTMNLGSLGEERRLVESYKFNGWELDINSRSLISPAGEQYKLPRSEFRAMLHFCENPGKIQSRGELLKKMTGRELKPHDRTVDVTIRRIRKHFESTPDTPEIIATIHGEGYRFCGDLEE
- a CDS encoding tRNA/rRNA methyltransferase: MQLHIVLVAPARPENVGAAARAMKTMGFTSLRIVDSEAHLQPAARWVAHGAGEILDGVQTFATLEQALAGVDFTVATTARSRARFHYYCTPPELLEQLSERKQWVGQAALVFGREDSGLTNEELALADLLTGVPMQADYPSLNLGQAVMVYCYQLASLMGVNTPQETAASEGQLKALRRRADALLSALDVGDDQKLRDWLHQRLGALQQRDTAMLHTLLHDIEKKLAK